A region of Staphylococcus sp. IVB6181 DNA encodes the following proteins:
- a CDS encoding cysteine desulfurase family protein yields the protein MIYLDNASTTQPTKEVLNIYNEAQQALFFNSESLHAGGEMIREALTSSRQFIQGYFNTDKEVLFTTSGSHANQIAISIYLSQAEEGTVWVSPYEHPSIFAALEPYQAQFEIKVMPITKEGNIDVTALKAQVDENCVLFIAQHVNSETGYILPVYEIAEIAQSHNVPFHVDGVQAVQKIVEKNIAPFTSYAFSGHKFNGTKGSGALLIEHKSVRPINTHYFHEEGTRNGTLDVPSILAMTKALSLDAAYDHLEALHTYAQERAEAAGFTVLSNPKQAPHIIGLLTPKFEGQYVMQSLSSRNICISTGTACGHGLLLSDGLIDKIKNIRQEADQYIRISFSKTTSKEAVAEGFDQLDKIIEGVAANESS from the coding sequence ATGATTTATTTAGATAATGCATCTACAACACAACCAACAAAAGAAGTGTTAAATATTTATAATGAAGCACAACAAGCTTTATTCTTTAATAGCGAAAGTTTACATGCAGGCGGAGAAATGATCAGAGAAGCATTGACTTCAAGCAGACAATTTATCCAAGGTTATTTCAATACCGACAAAGAAGTGTTATTTACAACAAGCGGTTCACACGCAAACCAAATTGCAATCAGTATTTATTTATCTCAAGCAGAAGAAGGGACTGTGTGGGTATCGCCTTATGAACATCCTTCTATCTTTGCGGCACTTGAACCGTATCAAGCACAATTCGAAATTAAAGTAATGCCGATTACAAAAGAGGGTAATATTGATGTAACTGCACTAAAAGCACAAGTTGATGAAAACTGCGTGCTCTTTATAGCACAGCATGTCAATTCTGAAACAGGCTATATTCTGCCGGTGTATGAAATCGCGGAAATTGCACAATCACACAATGTTCCATTTCATGTAGATGGGGTACAAGCTGTACAAAAAATCGTCGAAAAGAATATTGCGCCTTTTACGTCTTATGCTTTTTCTGGTCATAAATTCAATGGTACGAAAGGCAGCGGTGCATTATTAATTGAGCACAAGTCTGTACGTCCGATTAACACACATTATTTCCATGAAGAGGGAACACGCAACGGAACATTGGATGTGCCGAGTATTCTAGCAATGACGAAAGCTTTATCGCTTGATGCTGCGTATGATCACTTAGAAGCGCTGCACACTTATGCACAAGAGCGTGCTGAAGCTGCCGGATTTACTGTATTAAGCAATCCGAAACAAGCACCGCATATTATCGGATTATTAACACCTAAATTTGAAGGCCAGTATGTAATGCAGTCTTTATCCAGCCGCAATATTTGTATCTCAACTGGCACTGCATGCGGTCATGGTTTATTATTGAGTGACGGATTAATTGATAAAATCAAAAATATCCGCCAAGAAGCTGATCAATATATCAGAATTTCATTTTCAAAAACAACTTCAAAAGAAGCTGTTGCTGAAGGTTTCGATCAATTAGATAAAATTATAGAAGGAGTGGCTGCGAATGAGTCAAGCTGA
- the yidD gene encoding membrane protein insertion efficiency factor YidD, whose amino-acid sequence MKKLFLGIIWLYQHFISPLTPPTCRFYPTCSNYTKEAIEVHGPIKGAWLGIKRISKCHPLHKGGFDPVPMKHDKKHHHHHHHS is encoded by the coding sequence TTGAAGAAGCTCTTTTTAGGCATCATTTGGCTGTATCAGCATTTTATATCACCGTTGACACCGCCCACATGCCGCTTCTACCCTACTTGTTCTAATTATACGAAAGAAGCCATTGAAGTTCATGGACCGATTAAAGGTGCTTGGCTCGGTATTAAACGTATTTCTAAATGCCACCCACTCCATAAAGGCGGCTTCGACCCGGTTCCGATGAAACACGACAAAAAGCATCATCACCACCATCATCATTCATAA
- the menC gene encoding o-succinylbenzoate synthase, with translation MRFHTIRFYSYEAPFKHPIKTPKVNLNSRKVLVIELVNEAGTSYFGEANAFETDWYDKETIESVYTSIKDWFYHHLKGQDVTDFEEAADYLNALDAAPTARSTAAMALFQAFHILPAFDVAYGATISGLSEDNYQQLLSTQPKRIKLKWSQHVLEDLKQLQALPFQPELALDANESLTELDSESLKQVHAGANLLYIEEPFKDLNILNAIDSAQIPPVALDEKARDLETILKYVQDYPIDTVVLKPFRLGGIDKVLTAIEKLEQYNIKMVIGGMYEFGLSRYFTAYLSRFTDYPGDVTPYGYYFEQEFVSKNGILKEGHIHFVPPEVNVQLLNAYE, from the coding sequence ATGAGATTCCATACTATTCGCTTTTATTCCTACGAGGCACCTTTTAAACACCCGATTAAGACACCTAAAGTGAATTTGAACAGCAGAAAAGTGCTGGTTATAGAATTAGTCAATGAAGCAGGTACATCTTATTTTGGTGAAGCAAATGCGTTTGAGACAGATTGGTATGATAAAGAAACCATCGAAAGTGTATACACATCAATTAAAGATTGGTTTTATCATCATTTAAAAGGACAAGATGTTACTGATTTTGAAGAAGCAGCGGATTATTTAAATGCGCTGGATGCGGCACCGACTGCAAGAAGTACAGCAGCAATGGCGTTATTCCAAGCTTTTCATATACTGCCTGCTTTTGATGTTGCTTACGGGGCAACAATCAGCGGATTATCTGAAGATAATTATCAGCAGCTGTTATCAACACAGCCGAAACGGATTAAATTGAAATGGTCGCAACATGTTTTAGAGGACTTAAAGCAGCTCCAAGCATTGCCTTTTCAACCAGAACTGGCTTTAGATGCCAATGAATCTTTAACTGAACTAGACAGTGAGTCATTGAAACAAGTGCATGCGGGCGCTAACTTACTGTATATCGAAGAACCTTTTAAAGATTTAAATATATTAAATGCTATAGATAGTGCTCAGATACCGCCGGTGGCTTTAGATGAAAAAGCACGCGACCTAGAAACAATATTAAAATATGTACAGGACTATCCGATAGATACAGTGGTGTTAAAGCCGTTCAGACTGGGCGGTATAGACAAAGTGTTAACAGCTATAGAAAAGCTTGAGCAATATAATATTAAAATGGTTATCGGCGGGATGTATGAATTTGGTTTAAGCCGTTATTTTACAGCGTACTTGAGCCGTTTTACAGACTATCCTGGTGATGTCACACCGTACGGTTATTATTTCGAACAAGAATTTGTGTCGAAAAACGGCATATTAAAAGAGGGGCACATCCATTTTGTGCCCCCTGAAGTCAATGTTCAATTATTAAATGCTTATGAATGA
- a CDS encoding L-aspartate oxidase → MKRVIVVGSGIAALSFVRQLQDNIEVICITKDKLAENNSNFAQGGICFSKNENDEGISHCQDTFEAGAEMGDFPIIHEVITKSYPLIQELIDEGVPFDKDAKTHSLDYAMEGAHSAPRILHAGGDQTGKYIAHHMVHHLSHPHLTILEETEAVDFIYNEAHEVCGVMILDKTDQLETIEADSVVLATGGINNLFPTNSNIPHSIASGPVLALRNKIALESMEMIQFHPTLLGEPKHAFSLVSEAVRGDGAVLVNELDEPFMDKLHPMKSLAPRDVTSRAIYHHQQLGHQCFLDISAIDNFETRFPTIYKAVQAHYPGAMERQRIPVTPGAHYTVGGIQSDVNGTTSLSRVYAIGEAACTNFHGANRLASNSLLEGLVMGACCAQHLNQTLTSVSQSHLNAVHKIPAISAEDVERLQQQSFDVLGVERNGTQMQHYLDAIETTLNNAPLTEHISKTAWQHYCIVKLLQIVCTSALARKESRGVHYRLDYPNQVNQFKNEVIEIYSGGMEHVKSVTRQRENHSILH, encoded by the coding sequence ATGAAACGTGTCATTGTCGTTGGGAGCGGAATTGCTGCACTCTCGTTTGTTCGTCAATTACAAGATAATATCGAAGTGATTTGTATCACTAAGGACAAGCTTGCTGAAAACAACAGTAATTTTGCCCAAGGTGGCATATGTTTTTCAAAAAATGAAAATGATGAAGGCATCAGTCACTGTCAAGATACTTTTGAAGCTGGTGCTGAAATGGGAGATTTCCCTATCATTCATGAAGTTATCACAAAAAGTTACCCGCTGATTCAAGAATTAATAGATGAAGGTGTTCCATTTGATAAGGATGCAAAAACGCATAGTCTGGATTATGCCATGGAAGGTGCGCATTCTGCACCTAGAATTCTGCATGCCGGCGGAGATCAAACCGGTAAATATATTGCACATCATATGGTCCATCATTTATCCCATCCGCATCTGACAATACTTGAAGAAACAGAAGCGGTTGATTTTATTTATAATGAAGCGCATGAAGTATGCGGGGTTATGATTTTAGACAAAACAGATCAACTAGAAACTATCGAAGCAGACAGTGTTGTATTAGCCACTGGCGGTATCAATAATCTCTTCCCTACCAACTCTAATATTCCGCATTCTATCGCATCAGGGCCAGTCCTTGCATTGCGAAACAAGATTGCGTTAGAAAGTATGGAAATGATTCAATTCCACCCTACTTTGCTGGGCGAGCCGAAACATGCCTTCAGTTTGGTTTCAGAGGCAGTCAGAGGCGATGGTGCTGTGCTGGTCAATGAATTAGATGAACCATTTATGGATAAATTGCATCCGATGAAAAGCTTAGCACCGCGTGATGTCACAAGCCGTGCTATCTATCATCATCAGCAGCTTGGCCATCAATGTTTCTTAGATATAAGTGCCATCGATAATTTCGAAACACGTTTCCCTACTATTTACAAAGCCGTTCAAGCACATTATCCAGGTGCCATGGAGCGTCAACGTATTCCTGTGACACCAGGTGCGCATTATACCGTCGGAGGTATTCAATCAGATGTTAATGGTACAACCAGCTTAAGCCGTGTGTATGCGATCGGAGAAGCGGCTTGTACCAATTTCCATGGTGCTAACCGACTTGCAAGCAACTCGTTGCTTGAAGGTTTAGTCATGGGTGCATGCTGTGCGCAGCACTTAAATCAAACACTTACATCTGTCAGCCAAAGTCATTTAAATGCAGTGCATAAAATCCCTGCTATCAGTGCTGAAGATGTAGAACGTTTGCAGCAGCAAAGTTTCGACGTATTAGGTGTAGAACGCAACGGTACTCAAATGCAGCATTATTTAGATGCAATTGAAACAACATTAAACAATGCACCTTTAACAGAACATATCAGCAAAACAGCATGGCAGCATTATTGTATTGTTAAATTATTACAGATTGTATGTACTTCTGCCCTAGCACGCAAAGAATCCAGAGGCGTACACTACCGATTGGATTATCCGAACCAAGTCAATCAATTTAAAAATGAAGTTATTGAAATATATTCAGGAGGCATGGAACATGTTAAATCCGTTACTCGTCAGAGAGAAAATCACTCAATTTTACATTGA
- a CDS encoding S9 family peptidase, producing MDFIKTKRMPIDLSTHIGEEVTYLVDHLRVKGLMMKPKKDVKRIVIYLRGGKGKVGRVRAGRMLQFADEHTLVFGPYYRGNNGSEGRDEFSGDDLHDVTQAIRILNAKYPDAFVHIIGFSRGGLQGLLTFQDLPADSYIIWGGVSDLHLMYEERVDLRGMLKRMVGHPKKDDAAYDQREALQYIDADSPPILIVHGGEDIQVGIHQAYYLEEYLERIGHRYQTFYQMKEGHVPRPKALKEVLKVIRQWMAKVENQQN from the coding sequence TTGGACTTTATCAAAACGAAACGAATGCCGATTGATTTATCGACGCATATTGGTGAAGAAGTGACGTATTTGGTGGATCATTTGCGCGTGAAAGGGTTAATGATGAAGCCGAAAAAAGATGTGAAGCGGATTGTAATTTATCTGAGAGGCGGCAAAGGCAAAGTAGGCCGTGTACGTGCTGGACGTATGCTTCAGTTTGCAGATGAGCATACTTTAGTCTTCGGTCCGTATTACAGAGGCAACAACGGCAGTGAAGGAAGAGATGAATTCAGCGGAGATGATTTGCACGATGTCACACAGGCTATTCGTATTTTGAATGCTAAGTATCCTGATGCTTTTGTGCATATCATTGGTTTTTCACGAGGCGGTTTGCAAGGATTATTGACATTCCAAGATTTGCCGGCAGATAGTTATATTATTTGGGGCGGTGTTTCTGATTTGCATCTCATGTATGAAGAACGTGTAGATTTAAGAGGCATGTTGAAACGTATGGTAGGACATCCTAAGAAAGATGACGCAGCCTACGATCAACGAGAAGCACTGCAATATATTGATGCAGACAGTCCGCCGATACTTATTGTGCATGGCGGTGAAGATATTCAAGTCGGGATACATCAAGCTTATTATTTAGAGGAATACTTAGAACGTATCGGACATCGTTATCAAACTTTCTATCAAATGAAAGAAGGACATGTACCGCGTCCTAAAGCATTAAAAGAGGTATTAAAGGTCATCCGTCAGTGGATGGCAAAAGTTGAAAATCAGCAAAACTAA
- the menE gene encoding o-succinylbenzoate--CoA ligase, whose translation MDFWLKQSAESVPQNIALDNGTTQLTFANAYQAAKQYAYVLKQQNEKRIAFYIDNRIDSALIVYGAWLAGVEAVMINTRLTYEEIKAQLKSVQTNTIVAVLPLELDGFNIISWSDIEAQRSTKTYETDLDLDRIASIMFTSGTTGPQKAVPQTFTNHLASANGCRESLGFDRHTKWLLVLPIYHISGLSVLLRSIIVGFTVRIVQKFDAAQILKQIQTEQITHISLVPQTLQWLMNQGLNQPYQLEKILLGGAKLSETLIDQALDAKLPIYNSFGMTETCSQFLTASPTMLKQNPNTVGKPSPNVQVKLINANHEGHGELLLKGDNVMDGYLYPKHLTDVFEDGYFKTGDIASIDIDGFVMIYDRRKDLIISGGENIYPYEIETAAKRFPGITDAMCYAQDDDVWGQVPALYYVSEHSMDEAQLEAFLKEHLAKYKVPKAYQRKTSLPYTSTGKLKRGKIED comes from the coding sequence ATGGATTTTTGGTTAAAGCAAAGTGCAGAAAGTGTACCGCAAAATATTGCATTAGATAATGGTACGACTCAACTTACTTTTGCGAATGCTTATCAAGCAGCAAAGCAGTATGCATATGTATTAAAACAGCAAAATGAAAAGAGAATTGCATTTTATATTGATAACCGTATTGATTCCGCATTGATTGTTTACGGAGCATGGCTTGCTGGGGTAGAAGCGGTAATGATTAATACCAGACTTACATATGAAGAAATCAAAGCACAGCTGAAATCCGTACAAACAAATACGATTGTCGCTGTATTACCGTTAGAATTAGATGGTTTTAATATTATCAGCTGGAGTGACATCGAAGCACAGCGTTCAACAAAAACGTATGAGACAGACTTGGATTTAGATCGGATTGCGTCGATTATGTTTACATCAGGGACAACAGGCCCGCAAAAAGCAGTGCCGCAAACTTTCACAAATCATTTAGCCAGCGCAAACGGGTGCAGAGAAAGTTTAGGTTTTGACCGTCATACGAAATGGTTATTAGTATTGCCGATTTATCACATTTCAGGCTTAAGTGTGTTGCTGCGCAGTATCATTGTAGGATTCACAGTGCGTATCGTTCAAAAGTTTGATGCTGCACAAATTTTAAAACAAATTCAAACAGAACAAATCACGCATATTTCATTAGTCCCGCAAACATTACAGTGGCTGATGAATCAAGGATTGAATCAACCTTACCAATTGGAAAAAATCTTACTTGGCGGTGCGAAATTATCTGAAACACTGATTGATCAGGCTTTAGATGCAAAATTGCCTATTTATAACTCTTTCGGAATGACAGAAACATGTTCTCAATTTTTAACAGCGTCACCGACAATGCTGAAACAAAATCCGAATACAGTAGGGAAACCGAGTCCTAATGTGCAAGTAAAACTTATTAATGCCAATCACGAAGGTCATGGGGAACTGTTATTAAAAGGCGATAATGTGATGGACGGTTATTTATATCCAAAACATTTAACTGATGTATTTGAAGATGGTTATTTTAAAACGGGTGATATCGCAAGTATTGATATAGATGGTTTTGTGATGATTTATGATCGCAGAAAAGATTTAATTATCAGTGGCGGAGAAAATATTTATCCATATGAAATCGAAACAGCAGCCAAGCGTTTTCCAGGCATCACTGATGCAATGTGCTATGCTCAAGATGATGATGTATGGGGGCAAGTGCCTGCGCTTTATTATGTGAGTGAACATTCGATGGATGAAGCACAATTAGAAGCCTTCTTAAAAGAACATTTAGCTAAATATAAGGTGCCGAAAGCATACCAGCGCAAAACTTCATTGCCGTATACATCTACAGGTAAATTAAAAAGAGGAAAAATCGAGGATTAA
- a CDS encoding ISL3 family transposase, translated as MKDKNIKFVSQDIDVIVKGKKSTVVNAVLTYKPSACPCCGIKNEGQIHKHGKQVSRITLLKTQGYNTYLNLAKQRFKCLECNTTFTAETDVVDKTRFISNYVNQKIIEEATKVKTEIDTAEDNCVSPSTVRRIRNKAVNTLLIKPFDNLPEHLAIDEFRSVKSVTGLMSFIFINNDTHEVLDVLENRTSGYLKAYFERFDRKNRLKVKTITIDMFEPYLFLFKKLFPNASIIFDRFHIVQHMNRELNFYRREVMNRYKDKDGREYPVLKNKWRLLLTDKRKLFMMDGIWDGSFRCYKKGYDLVNFMLQTDEKLKNSYELVHDLRESLKLCNWKDFINRLNDVDKNSISKNIWKVVTFFRKHQEILRNTIYNPLLNNGAIEGINNKIKLIKRISYGYRSFNNLRNRIMLVFSLFKNKKKKTTRPVHRMVV; from the coding sequence ATAAAAGATAAAAATATCAAATTTGTTAGCCAAGATATTGATGTAATAGTAAAAGGAAAGAAGTCTACGGTTGTTAATGCTGTACTTACGTATAAGCCTTCGGCTTGTCCTTGCTGCGGAATTAAAAATGAAGGACAAATTCATAAGCATGGTAAACAAGTTTCTCGTATTACCTTGCTTAAAACTCAAGGCTATAATACATATCTAAACTTAGCCAAACAGCGCTTTAAGTGTTTAGAGTGTAATACAACTTTTACTGCTGAAACTGATGTCGTAGATAAGACACGATTTATTTCTAATTATGTGAATCAAAAAATAATTGAAGAAGCCACGAAAGTCAAAACAGAAATAGATACTGCAGAAGACAACTGTGTTTCTCCATCTACAGTACGTCGTATTCGAAATAAAGCAGTCAATACTTTACTTATCAAGCCTTTCGATAATCTACCTGAACATTTGGCAATCGATGAATTTAGAAGTGTAAAGAGTGTGACTGGCTTAATGAGTTTTATATTTATTAACAATGACACACATGAAGTTCTAGATGTTTTAGAAAACAGAACTTCGGGTTATTTAAAAGCTTATTTTGAACGCTTTGATCGAAAAAATAGACTTAAAGTTAAAACAATCACTATTGATATGTTTGAACCCTATTTATTCTTATTTAAAAAGCTCTTTCCTAATGCATCTATAATCTTTGATAGATTTCATATCGTTCAGCACATGAATAGAGAGTTAAACTTCTATCGCAGAGAAGTAATGAATCGTTATAAAGACAAAGATGGAAGGGAATACCCTGTTTTAAAGAACAAATGGAGGCTTCTTTTAACAGACAAACGTAAACTCTTCATGATGGATGGTATTTGGGACGGTTCCTTTAGATGTTATAAAAAAGGTTATGATCTAGTGAATTTTATGCTTCAAACAGATGAAAAGTTAAAAAATTCATACGAACTAGTACATGATTTACGCGAAAGTTTAAAATTATGTAATTGGAAAGATTTTATCAATCGTTTGAACGACGTTGATAAAAACTCAATCAGTAAAAACATATGGAAAGTAGTAACATTTTTTAGAAAGCATCAAGAAATACTTCGAAATACGATTTACAATCCCTTATTAAATAACGGTGCAATCGAGGGTATTAACAATAAAATAAAGCTAATTAAGCGAATTTCATATGGATACAGAAGTTTTAATAACTTAAGAAACCGTATAATGCTGGTATTTAGTTTATTTAAAAACAAAAAGAAAAAGACAACCAGACCCGTACATCGGATGGTTGTCTAA
- the ytkD gene encoding RNA deprotection pyrophosphohydrolase, translating into MHDQFDKEIRLHFTDENDQPDGEHVLAITCMKGQYLLTRHKKRGIEFPGGKIEAGESSEAAVLRELHEETGGHAKAMTYIAQYTVYHPDGEKWFTKDVYAVLVDRLDEKSDYLETEGPVLYRSLDAIRDEDKSYLLEDEAILKCVERVIQLGLYQNETNAD; encoded by the coding sequence ATGCATGATCAATTTGATAAAGAGATAAGGCTCCATTTTACTGACGAAAATGATCAGCCGGATGGAGAACATGTATTAGCAATTACGTGTATGAAGGGGCAGTATTTGCTGACACGTCATAAGAAAAGAGGGATTGAATTTCCTGGAGGAAAAATCGAAGCAGGCGAGAGCAGTGAAGCAGCTGTTTTACGTGAGTTGCATGAGGAAACAGGGGGACATGCCAAAGCAATGACTTATATTGCGCAGTATACTGTGTATCATCCTGATGGAGAAAAATGGTTTACGAAAGATGTGTATGCTGTTCTCGTCGATCGTTTGGATGAGAAGTCGGATTATCTAGAAACAGAAGGCCCTGTTTTATATCGTTCGTTAGACGCAATTCGTGATGAGGATAAAAGTTATTTGCTGGAAGACGAAGCAATATTAAAATGTGTAGAAAGAGTGATACAACTTGGACTTTATCAAAACGAAACGAATGCCGATTGA
- a CDS encoding transcription repressor NadR produces MSQADQRRTEIVELLQDAQRPVKGSELSERFGVSRQIIVKDISHLKTREYAINSTSKGYFMDIPPQGKPCKRVVMCQHGVEEMEAELTLIVENGAMIDDVSVKHPVYGSIRAELMIETLDDVETFIEEMTRYQGTMLAKLTDGIHLHTLSADTEKILDNAIEDLDKKGFLAESETPV; encoded by the coding sequence ATGAGTCAAGCTGATCAACGCAGAACAGAAATTGTTGAACTGCTTCAAGACGCACAGCGTCCTGTAAAAGGATCTGAGCTGAGTGAACGTTTCGGCGTCTCCAGACAGATTATTGTTAAAGATATTTCGCATCTCAAAACAAGGGAGTATGCGATCAATTCCACAAGCAAAGGTTATTTTATGGATATACCGCCGCAAGGCAAACCATGCAAGCGGGTTGTGATGTGCCAGCATGGTGTTGAAGAGATGGAAGCGGAGCTGACATTAATAGTAGAAAACGGCGCTATGATTGATGATGTTTCAGTAAAACATCCTGTATACGGCAGTATCAGAGCGGAGTTAATGATTGAAACCTTAGATGATGTCGAGACATTTATTGAAGAAATGACACGTTATCAAGGAACAATGCTAGCCAAGCTTACAGATGGTATCCATTTGCATACACTATCTGCAGACACAGAAAAGATTTTAGATAATGCGATAGAAGATTTAGATAAAAAAGGTTTTCTTGCTGAAAGCGAAACACCTGTTTAA